One Aspergillus oryzae RIB40 DNA, chromosome 2 genomic window carries:
- a CDS encoding ubiquitin carboxyl-terminal hydrolase (ubiquitin C-terminal hydrolase UCHL1) produces MTDHVDVPETNKAFVPLENNPEVMSHLVHQLGLPPSLGFTDVYSIDEPDLLAFVPRPSHALLLVFPVSKTYESSRISEDSKLTDYTGSGPSEPVMWFKQTIRNACGLIGLLHAVSNGEARKQVLPGSDLDGLLRDAEPLSPIDRANLLYESKALESAHADAAKLGDTTAPQAEDSVDLHFVAFVKGVDGRLWELDGRRKGPLERGKLDEDEDALSEKALELGVRRFLKTEAQGGNPDLRFSLVSLGPVFD; encoded by the exons ATGACAGACCATGTCGATGTCCCAGAAACCAACAAGGCCTTCGTGCCCCTCG AAAACAACCCAGAAGTGATGTCGCACTTAGTCCACCAGCTCGGTCTCCCACCAAGCCTAGGCTTCACAGACGTATACTCAATCGACGAGCCAGACCTCCTAGCCTTCGTCCCCCGTCCCTCGcacgcccttctcctcgtcttccccGTCTCCAAAACCTACGAATCGTCCCGCATATCCGAAGACAGCAAGCTCACCGACTATACTGGCTCGGGACCTTCGGAACCCGTCATGTGGTTCAAACAGACGATCCGGAATGCTTGCGGTTTGATCGGATTGTTGCACGCTGTGTCCAATGGAGAGGCTCGGAAACAGGTCCTTCCTGGATCGGATTTGGATGGGCTTTTGCGGGATGCGGAGCCGCTTAGTCCTATCGACAGAGCGAATCTACTATATGAGAGCAAGGCGCTAGAGAGTGCTCATGCTGATGCGGCGAAGTTAGGTGATACTACGGCGCCCCAGGCAGAGGATTCCGTTGACTTGCACTTTGTTGCGTTTGTGAAGGGGGTTGATGGAAGGTTGTGGGAGCTGgatgggaggaggaagggtCCGTTGGAAAGGGGAaagttggatgaggatgaggatgcaTTGAGCGAGAAGGCGCTCGAGCTGGGAGTTAGGAGGTTCTTGAAGACTGAGGCTCAGGGTGGTAACCCGGACTTGAGGTTCAGTTTGGTCAGTTTGGGGCCTGTTTTTGATTAA
- a CDS encoding MT-A70 family (predicted protein) has translation MTPDGIALRIIPDEIGNGDCRVPVKDSTDSIVPGKSTKLQGAPRSPELDNPPLVLSPGLNLFDSMSGLCDVVVRNTSSDHATVRAGCVLERHDDLTETKCAEHHNHTYYIPPLSSFLLCKLPISQSATTPNRYIDPIPGLTRDRRFDLILLDPPWVNRSVRRSGHYHTQHYLESGLLMQRIRDILKVHLQDSHRNVHCGTSDDRASVPEPTKKQTQSSIAAIWITNSAKARKIAYDAIQGAGLSVCEEWIWIKTTTNGDPITPLDGLWRKPYEVLVVGRRQQAGPSDKRGGGIVTRRFIAAVPDVHSRKPNLKEIFEKIFFADGSPSPNSEIRTTYSALEVFARNLTAGWWACGDEALKFNSEEWWVQGNDTSLS, from the exons ATGACTCCGGACGGAATTGCACTGCGCATCATCCCGGACGAAAT TGGCAATGGTGACTGCCGAGTCCCAGTCAAGGACTCCACGGACTCAATCGTTCCTGGAAAGTCTACCAAGTTACAGGGCGCGCCTCGGAGCCCAGAGCTTGACAATCCGCCTTTGGTTCTCTCGCCTGGGTTGAATTTGTTCGACTCTATGTCGGGCCTGTGCGATGTTGTCGTTAGAAATACGTCCTCTGACCACGCAACCGTGAGAGCTGGTTGCGTATTGGAAAGACACGACGACTTGACTGAGACCAAGTGCGCTGAACACCATAACCATACGTACTATATACCGCCACTGTCGAGTTTCTTACTTTGCAAACTGCCTATATCACAGTCGGCTACGACGCCTAACAGATACATAGACCCTATACCGGGTCTTACTCGAGACCGGAGATTCGATCTAATCCTCCTTGATCCGCCATGGGTGAATAGATCTGTTCGACGCAGCGGACATTACCATACACAGCACTACCTCGAGAGCGGCCTACTGATGCAGCGTATTCGAGATATACTCAAGGTGCACTTGCAAGACAGTCATCGCAACGTCCATTGTGGCACTTCTGATGATCGTGCATCGGTCCCAGAGCCGACCAAGAAACAGACCCAGAGCTCTATAGCTGCCATATGGATTACCAACTCTGCAAAAGCGCGGAAAATAGCCTATGATGCTATCCAAGGCGCGGGTCTTTCCGTCTGCGAGGAATGGATCTGGATCAAGACCACCACAAATGGGGATCCTATCACGCCGCTAGATGGCCTCTGGCGGAAACCTTATGAAGTTCTAGTCGTAGGGAGGAGGCAACAGGCTGGTCCATCGGATAAAAGGGGTGGTGGTATTGTCACTAGGAGATTCATTGCCGCTGTTCCGGATGTGCATTCCCGGAAGCCGAATTTAAAGGAAATATTTGAGAAGATTTTCTTTGCCGAtggttctccttctcctaaTTCAGAAATTCGCACGACATATTCAGCTTTGGAGGTATTCGCACGCAATTTAACAGCCGGGTGGTGGGCCTGTGGAGATGAAGCTCTGAAGTTCAACTCAGAGGAATGGTGGGTTCAAGGAAATGATACAAGCTTGAGTTGA